One Pseudopipra pipra isolate bDixPip1 chromosome 30, bDixPip1.hap1, whole genome shotgun sequence genomic region harbors:
- the PCBP2 gene encoding poly(rC)-binding protein 2 isoform X1 gives MDTGVIEGGLNVTLTIRLLMHGKEVGSIIGKKGESVKKMREESGARINISEGNCPERIITLAGPTNAIFKAFAMIIDKLEEDISSSMTNSTAASRPPVTLRLVVPASQCGSLIGKGGCKIKEIRESTGAQVQVAGDMLPNSTERAITIAGIPQSIIECVKQICVVMLESPPKGVTIPYRPKPSSSPVIFAGGQDRYSSGSASYPHTAPSMCLNSDLEGPPQEATRQPLHGNELGPIPAWAAVLPAYTIQGQYAIPQPDLTKLHQLAMQQSHFPMSHGNTGFSGIDSSSPEVKGYWGLDASAQTTSHELTIPNDLIGCIIGRQGAKINEIRQMSGAQIKIANPVEGSTDRQVTITGSAASISLAQYLINVSLESAKPSSQAASVTIPDHLSINLSQPSTPSSSSSSTTTPSLATAGASDAPSSLPNPLPTAPCVSSLLGMKPVPLLALNVVSAAKGAAAPAVPCVTNKLKAEKQRFSPY, from the exons ATGGACACCGGAGTCATCGAAGGGGGTCTCAATGTCACACTCACCATCCGGCTACTCATGCACGGAAAG GAGGTGGGAAGCATCATTGGGAAG AAAGGGGAGTCCGTGAAGAAGATGCGTGAGGAG AGCGGAGCTCGCATCAACATCTCGGAAGGGAACTGCCCCGAGCGTATCATCACCCTCGCGGGACCCACCAACGCCATCTTCAAAGCTTTTGCGATGATCATTGACAAACTGGAAGAG gaCATCAGCAGCTCCATGACCAACAGCACAGCTGCCAGCCGGCCCCCGGTCACCCTCCGACTTGTGGTCCCTGCCAGCCAGTGCGGGTCCCTCATTGGGAAGGGAGGCTGCAAGATCAAGGAGATCCGAGAG AGCACGGGGGCACAGGTCCAGGTGGCAGGGGACATGCTGCCCAACTCGACTGAGCGAGCCATCACCATTGCTGGGATCCCACAGTCCATCATCGAGTGCGTCAAACAGATCTGCGTCGTCATGCTTGAG TCTCCCCCGAAGGGTGTCACCATCCCGTACCGACCCAAGCCATCCAGCTCTCCTGTCATCTTTGCAGGCGGCCAG GACAGGTACAGCAGCGGCAGTGCGAGCTACCCCCACACCGCCCCATCCATGTGCCTCAACTCTGACTTGGAGGGACCACCTCAGGAG GCCACCCGGCAGCCACTGCATGGCAACGAACTTGGGCCAAttccagcctgggctgcagttcttccg GCCTATACCATTCAAGGACAGTATGCCATTCCACAGCCAGAT CTGACCAAGCTGCACCAGTTGGCAATGCAACAGTCACACTTTCCAATGTCTCATGGCAACACTGGATTCAGTG GCATTGACTCCAGCTCTCCAGAGGTGAAAGGCTATTGGG GTTTGGATGCCTCTGCTCAAACCACCTCCCATGAACTCACCATTCCAAACGAT CTGATTGGCTGCATCATCGGGCGTCAGGGCGCCAAGATCAACGAGATCCGCCAGATGTCCGGGGCGCAGATCAAGATTGCCAACCCCGTGGAAGGCTCTACTGACCGGCAGGTGACCATAACTGGATCTGCAGCGAGCATCAGCCTGGCCCAGTATCTAATTAATGTCAG TTTAGAAAGCGCTAAACCCTCCTCCCAGGCAGCCTCCGTCACGATCCCTGACCACCTCAGCATCAACCTCTCTCAACCCTCCAccccttcttcttcttcctcctctacCACCACCCCCTCGCTCGCCACCGCGGGGGCCTCCGACGCACCCTCCAGCCTCCCCAACCCTCTTCCGACCGCCCCTTGTGTCTCCAGTCTGCTTGGCATGAAACCTGTCCCTCTCCTGGCGCTAAATGTCGTGTCTGCGGCCAAAGGGGCCGCGGCGCCCGCCGTGCCCTGTGTCACTAACAAACTGAAAGCGGAGAAGCAGAGGTTTTCCCCTTACTGA
- the PCBP2 gene encoding poly(rC)-binding protein 2 isoform X14 → MDTGVIEGGLNVTLTIRLLMHGKEVGSIIGKKGESVKKMREESGARINISEGNCPERIITLAGPTNAIFKAFAMIIDKLEEDISSSMTNSTAASRPPVTLRLVVPASQCGSLIGKGGCKIKEIRESTGAQVQVAGDMLPNSTERAITIAGIPQSIIECVKQICVVMLESPPKGVTIPYRPKPSSSPVIFAGGQDRYSSGSASYPHTAPSMCLNSDLEGPPQEAYTIQGQYAIPQPDLTKLHQLAMQQSHFPMSHGNTGFSGLDASAQTTSHELTIPNDLIGCIIGRQGAKINEIRQMSGAQIKIANPVEGSTDRQVTITGSAASISLAQYLINVRLSSETGGMGSS, encoded by the exons ATGGACACCGGAGTCATCGAAGGGGGTCTCAATGTCACACTCACCATCCGGCTACTCATGCACGGAAAG GAGGTGGGAAGCATCATTGGGAAG AAAGGGGAGTCCGTGAAGAAGATGCGTGAGGAG AGCGGAGCTCGCATCAACATCTCGGAAGGGAACTGCCCCGAGCGTATCATCACCCTCGCGGGACCCACCAACGCCATCTTCAAAGCTTTTGCGATGATCATTGACAAACTGGAAGAG gaCATCAGCAGCTCCATGACCAACAGCACAGCTGCCAGCCGGCCCCCGGTCACCCTCCGACTTGTGGTCCCTGCCAGCCAGTGCGGGTCCCTCATTGGGAAGGGAGGCTGCAAGATCAAGGAGATCCGAGAG AGCACGGGGGCACAGGTCCAGGTGGCAGGGGACATGCTGCCCAACTCGACTGAGCGAGCCATCACCATTGCTGGGATCCCACAGTCCATCATCGAGTGCGTCAAACAGATCTGCGTCGTCATGCTTGAG TCTCCCCCGAAGGGTGTCACCATCCCGTACCGACCCAAGCCATCCAGCTCTCCTGTCATCTTTGCAGGCGGCCAG GACAGGTACAGCAGCGGCAGTGCGAGCTACCCCCACACCGCCCCATCCATGTGCCTCAACTCTGACTTGGAGGGACCACCTCAGGAG GCCTATACCATTCAAGGACAGTATGCCATTCCACAGCCAGAT CTGACCAAGCTGCACCAGTTGGCAATGCAACAGTCACACTTTCCAATGTCTCATGGCAACACTGGATTCAGTG GTTTGGATGCCTCTGCTCAAACCACCTCCCATGAACTCACCATTCCAAACGAT CTGATTGGCTGCATCATCGGGCGTCAGGGCGCCAAGATCAACGAGATCCGCCAGATGTCCGGGGCGCAGATCAAGATTGCCAACCCCGTGGAAGGCTCTACTGACCGGCAGGTGACCATAACTGGATCTGCAGCGAGCATCAGCCTGGCCCAGTATCTAATTAATGTCAG GCTCTCCTCGGAGACCGGGGGCATGGGCAGCAGTTAG
- the PCBP2 gene encoding poly(rC)-binding protein 2 isoform X12: protein MDTGVIEGGLNVTLTIRLLMHGKEVGSIIGKKGESVKKMREESGARINISEGNCPERIITLAGPTNAIFKAFAMIIDKLEEDISSSMTNSTAASRPPVTLRLVVPASQCGSLIGKGGCKIKEIRESTGAQVQVAGDMLPNSTERAITIAGIPQSIIECVKQICVVMLESPPKGVTIPYRPKPSSSPVIFAGGQDRYSSGSASYPHTAPSMCLNSDLEGPPQEATRQPLHGNELGPIPAWAAVLPAYTIQGQYAIPQPDLTKLHQLAMQQSHFPMSHGNTGFSGLDASAQTTSHELTIPNDLIGCIIGRQGAKINEIRQMSGAQIKIANPVEGSTDRQVTITGSAASISLAQYLINVRLSSETGGMGSS, encoded by the exons ATGGACACCGGAGTCATCGAAGGGGGTCTCAATGTCACACTCACCATCCGGCTACTCATGCACGGAAAG GAGGTGGGAAGCATCATTGGGAAG AAAGGGGAGTCCGTGAAGAAGATGCGTGAGGAG AGCGGAGCTCGCATCAACATCTCGGAAGGGAACTGCCCCGAGCGTATCATCACCCTCGCGGGACCCACCAACGCCATCTTCAAAGCTTTTGCGATGATCATTGACAAACTGGAAGAG gaCATCAGCAGCTCCATGACCAACAGCACAGCTGCCAGCCGGCCCCCGGTCACCCTCCGACTTGTGGTCCCTGCCAGCCAGTGCGGGTCCCTCATTGGGAAGGGAGGCTGCAAGATCAAGGAGATCCGAGAG AGCACGGGGGCACAGGTCCAGGTGGCAGGGGACATGCTGCCCAACTCGACTGAGCGAGCCATCACCATTGCTGGGATCCCACAGTCCATCATCGAGTGCGTCAAACAGATCTGCGTCGTCATGCTTGAG TCTCCCCCGAAGGGTGTCACCATCCCGTACCGACCCAAGCCATCCAGCTCTCCTGTCATCTTTGCAGGCGGCCAG GACAGGTACAGCAGCGGCAGTGCGAGCTACCCCCACACCGCCCCATCCATGTGCCTCAACTCTGACTTGGAGGGACCACCTCAGGAG GCCACCCGGCAGCCACTGCATGGCAACGAACTTGGGCCAAttccagcctgggctgcagttcttccg GCCTATACCATTCAAGGACAGTATGCCATTCCACAGCCAGAT CTGACCAAGCTGCACCAGTTGGCAATGCAACAGTCACACTTTCCAATGTCTCATGGCAACACTGGATTCAGTG GTTTGGATGCCTCTGCTCAAACCACCTCCCATGAACTCACCATTCCAAACGAT CTGATTGGCTGCATCATCGGGCGTCAGGGCGCCAAGATCAACGAGATCCGCCAGATGTCCGGGGCGCAGATCAAGATTGCCAACCCCGTGGAAGGCTCTACTGACCGGCAGGTGACCATAACTGGATCTGCAGCGAGCATCAGCCTGGCCCAGTATCTAATTAATGTCAG GCTCTCCTCGGAGACCGGGGGCATGGGCAGCAGTTAG
- the PCBP2 gene encoding poly(rC)-binding protein 2 isoform X16: MDTGVIEGGLNVTLTIRLLMHGKEVGSIIGKKGESVKKMREESGARINISEGNCPERIITLAGPTNAIFKAFAMIIDKLEEDISSSMTNSTAASRPPVTLRLVVPASQCGSLIGKGGCKIKEIRESTGAQVQVAGDMLPNSTERAITIAGIPQSIIECVKQICVVMLESPPKGVTIPYRPKPSSSPVIFAGGQAYTIQGQYAIPQPDLTKLHQLAMQQSHFPMSHGNTGFSGIDSSSPEVKGYWGLDASAQTTSHELTIPNDLIGCIIGRQGAKINEIRQMSGAQIKIANPVEGSTDRQVTITGSAASISLAQYLINVRLSSETGGMGSS, encoded by the exons ATGGACACCGGAGTCATCGAAGGGGGTCTCAATGTCACACTCACCATCCGGCTACTCATGCACGGAAAG GAGGTGGGAAGCATCATTGGGAAG AAAGGGGAGTCCGTGAAGAAGATGCGTGAGGAG AGCGGAGCTCGCATCAACATCTCGGAAGGGAACTGCCCCGAGCGTATCATCACCCTCGCGGGACCCACCAACGCCATCTTCAAAGCTTTTGCGATGATCATTGACAAACTGGAAGAG gaCATCAGCAGCTCCATGACCAACAGCACAGCTGCCAGCCGGCCCCCGGTCACCCTCCGACTTGTGGTCCCTGCCAGCCAGTGCGGGTCCCTCATTGGGAAGGGAGGCTGCAAGATCAAGGAGATCCGAGAG AGCACGGGGGCACAGGTCCAGGTGGCAGGGGACATGCTGCCCAACTCGACTGAGCGAGCCATCACCATTGCTGGGATCCCACAGTCCATCATCGAGTGCGTCAAACAGATCTGCGTCGTCATGCTTGAG TCTCCCCCGAAGGGTGTCACCATCCCGTACCGACCCAAGCCATCCAGCTCTCCTGTCATCTTTGCAGGCGGCCAG GCCTATACCATTCAAGGACAGTATGCCATTCCACAGCCAGAT CTGACCAAGCTGCACCAGTTGGCAATGCAACAGTCACACTTTCCAATGTCTCATGGCAACACTGGATTCAGTG GCATTGACTCCAGCTCTCCAGAGGTGAAAGGCTATTGGG GTTTGGATGCCTCTGCTCAAACCACCTCCCATGAACTCACCATTCCAAACGAT CTGATTGGCTGCATCATCGGGCGTCAGGGCGCCAAGATCAACGAGATCCGCCAGATGTCCGGGGCGCAGATCAAGATTGCCAACCCCGTGGAAGGCTCTACTGACCGGCAGGTGACCATAACTGGATCTGCAGCGAGCATCAGCCTGGCCCAGTATCTAATTAATGTCAG GCTCTCCTCGGAGACCGGGGGCATGGGCAGCAGTTAG
- the PCBP2 gene encoding poly(rC)-binding protein 2 isoform X11, whose translation MDTGVIEGGLNVTLTIRLLMHGKEVGSIIGKKGESVKKMREESGARINISEGNCPERIITLAGPTNAIFKAFAMIIDKLEEDISSSMTNSTAASRPPVTLRLVVPASQCGSLIGKGGCKIKEIRESTGAQVQVAGDMLPNSTERAITIAGIPQSIIECVKQICVVMLESPPKGVTIPYRPKPSSSPVIFAGGQDRYSSGSASYPHTAPSMCLNSDLEGPPQEATRQPLHGNELGPIPAWAAVLPAYTIQGQYAIPQPDLTKLHQLAMQQSHFPMSHGNTGFSGIDSSSPEVKGYWGLDASAQTTSHELTIPNDLIGCIIGRQGAKINEIRQMSGAQIKIANPVEGSTDRQVTITGSAASISLAQYLINVRLSSETGGMGSS comes from the exons ATGGACACCGGAGTCATCGAAGGGGGTCTCAATGTCACACTCACCATCCGGCTACTCATGCACGGAAAG GAGGTGGGAAGCATCATTGGGAAG AAAGGGGAGTCCGTGAAGAAGATGCGTGAGGAG AGCGGAGCTCGCATCAACATCTCGGAAGGGAACTGCCCCGAGCGTATCATCACCCTCGCGGGACCCACCAACGCCATCTTCAAAGCTTTTGCGATGATCATTGACAAACTGGAAGAG gaCATCAGCAGCTCCATGACCAACAGCACAGCTGCCAGCCGGCCCCCGGTCACCCTCCGACTTGTGGTCCCTGCCAGCCAGTGCGGGTCCCTCATTGGGAAGGGAGGCTGCAAGATCAAGGAGATCCGAGAG AGCACGGGGGCACAGGTCCAGGTGGCAGGGGACATGCTGCCCAACTCGACTGAGCGAGCCATCACCATTGCTGGGATCCCACAGTCCATCATCGAGTGCGTCAAACAGATCTGCGTCGTCATGCTTGAG TCTCCCCCGAAGGGTGTCACCATCCCGTACCGACCCAAGCCATCCAGCTCTCCTGTCATCTTTGCAGGCGGCCAG GACAGGTACAGCAGCGGCAGTGCGAGCTACCCCCACACCGCCCCATCCATGTGCCTCAACTCTGACTTGGAGGGACCACCTCAGGAG GCCACCCGGCAGCCACTGCATGGCAACGAACTTGGGCCAAttccagcctgggctgcagttcttccg GCCTATACCATTCAAGGACAGTATGCCATTCCACAGCCAGAT CTGACCAAGCTGCACCAGTTGGCAATGCAACAGTCACACTTTCCAATGTCTCATGGCAACACTGGATTCAGTG GCATTGACTCCAGCTCTCCAGAGGTGAAAGGCTATTGGG GTTTGGATGCCTCTGCTCAAACCACCTCCCATGAACTCACCATTCCAAACGAT CTGATTGGCTGCATCATCGGGCGTCAGGGCGCCAAGATCAACGAGATCCGCCAGATGTCCGGGGCGCAGATCAAGATTGCCAACCCCGTGGAAGGCTCTACTGACCGGCAGGTGACCATAACTGGATCTGCAGCGAGCATCAGCCTGGCCCAGTATCTAATTAATGTCAG GCTCTCCTCGGAGACCGGGGGCATGGGCAGCAGTTAG
- the PCBP2 gene encoding poly(rC)-binding protein 2 isoform X5, whose translation MDTGVIEGGLNVTLTIRLLMHGKEVGSIIGKKGESVKKMREESGARINISEGNCPERIITLAGPTNAIFKAFAMIIDKLEEDISSSMTNSTAASRPPVTLRLVVPASQCGSLIGKGGCKIKEIRESTGAQVQVAGDMLPNSTERAITIAGIPQSIIECVKQICVVMLESPPKGVTIPYRPKPSSSPVIFAGGQDRYSSGSASYPHTAPSMCLNSDLEGPPQELTKLHQLAMQQSHFPMSHGNTGFSGIDSSSPEVKGYWGLDASAQTTSHELTIPNDLIGCIIGRQGAKINEIRQMSGAQIKIANPVEGSTDRQVTITGSAASISLAQYLINVSLESAKPSSQAASVTIPDHLSINLSQPSTPSSSSSSTTTPSLATAGASDAPSSLPNPLPTAPCVSSLLGMKPVPLLALNVVSAAKGAAAPAVPCVTNKLKAEKQRFSPY comes from the exons ATGGACACCGGAGTCATCGAAGGGGGTCTCAATGTCACACTCACCATCCGGCTACTCATGCACGGAAAG GAGGTGGGAAGCATCATTGGGAAG AAAGGGGAGTCCGTGAAGAAGATGCGTGAGGAG AGCGGAGCTCGCATCAACATCTCGGAAGGGAACTGCCCCGAGCGTATCATCACCCTCGCGGGACCCACCAACGCCATCTTCAAAGCTTTTGCGATGATCATTGACAAACTGGAAGAG gaCATCAGCAGCTCCATGACCAACAGCACAGCTGCCAGCCGGCCCCCGGTCACCCTCCGACTTGTGGTCCCTGCCAGCCAGTGCGGGTCCCTCATTGGGAAGGGAGGCTGCAAGATCAAGGAGATCCGAGAG AGCACGGGGGCACAGGTCCAGGTGGCAGGGGACATGCTGCCCAACTCGACTGAGCGAGCCATCACCATTGCTGGGATCCCACAGTCCATCATCGAGTGCGTCAAACAGATCTGCGTCGTCATGCTTGAG TCTCCCCCGAAGGGTGTCACCATCCCGTACCGACCCAAGCCATCCAGCTCTCCTGTCATCTTTGCAGGCGGCCAG GACAGGTACAGCAGCGGCAGTGCGAGCTACCCCCACACCGCCCCATCCATGTGCCTCAACTCTGACTTGGAGGGACCACCTCAGGAG CTGACCAAGCTGCACCAGTTGGCAATGCAACAGTCACACTTTCCAATGTCTCATGGCAACACTGGATTCAGTG GCATTGACTCCAGCTCTCCAGAGGTGAAAGGCTATTGGG GTTTGGATGCCTCTGCTCAAACCACCTCCCATGAACTCACCATTCCAAACGAT CTGATTGGCTGCATCATCGGGCGTCAGGGCGCCAAGATCAACGAGATCCGCCAGATGTCCGGGGCGCAGATCAAGATTGCCAACCCCGTGGAAGGCTCTACTGACCGGCAGGTGACCATAACTGGATCTGCAGCGAGCATCAGCCTGGCCCAGTATCTAATTAATGTCAG TTTAGAAAGCGCTAAACCCTCCTCCCAGGCAGCCTCCGTCACGATCCCTGACCACCTCAGCATCAACCTCTCTCAACCCTCCAccccttcttcttcttcctcctctacCACCACCCCCTCGCTCGCCACCGCGGGGGCCTCCGACGCACCCTCCAGCCTCCCCAACCCTCTTCCGACCGCCCCTTGTGTCTCCAGTCTGCTTGGCATGAAACCTGTCCCTCTCCTGGCGCTAAATGTCGTGTCTGCGGCCAAAGGGGCCGCGGCGCCCGCCGTGCCCTGTGTCACTAACAAACTGAAAGCGGAGAAGCAGAGGTTTTCCCCTTACTGA
- the PCBP2 gene encoding poly(rC)-binding protein 2 isoform X15, protein MDTGVIEGGLNVTLTIRLLMHGKEVGSIIGKKGESVKKMREESGARINISEGNCPERIITLAGPTNAIFKAFAMIIDKLEEDISSSMTNSTAASRPPVTLRLVVPASQCGSLIGKGGCKIKEIRESTGAQVQVAGDMLPNSTERAITIAGIPQSIIECVKQICVVMLESPPKGVTIPYRPKPSSSPVIFAGGQAYTIQGQYAIPQPDLTKLHQLAMQQSHFPMSHGNTGFSGLDASAQTTSHELTIPNDLIGCIIGRQGAKINEIRQMSGAQIKIANPVEGSTDRQVTITGSAASISLAQYLINVRLSSETGGMGSS, encoded by the exons ATGGACACCGGAGTCATCGAAGGGGGTCTCAATGTCACACTCACCATCCGGCTACTCATGCACGGAAAG GAGGTGGGAAGCATCATTGGGAAG AAAGGGGAGTCCGTGAAGAAGATGCGTGAGGAG AGCGGAGCTCGCATCAACATCTCGGAAGGGAACTGCCCCGAGCGTATCATCACCCTCGCGGGACCCACCAACGCCATCTTCAAAGCTTTTGCGATGATCATTGACAAACTGGAAGAG gaCATCAGCAGCTCCATGACCAACAGCACAGCTGCCAGCCGGCCCCCGGTCACCCTCCGACTTGTGGTCCCTGCCAGCCAGTGCGGGTCCCTCATTGGGAAGGGAGGCTGCAAGATCAAGGAGATCCGAGAG AGCACGGGGGCACAGGTCCAGGTGGCAGGGGACATGCTGCCCAACTCGACTGAGCGAGCCATCACCATTGCTGGGATCCCACAGTCCATCATCGAGTGCGTCAAACAGATCTGCGTCGTCATGCTTGAG TCTCCCCCGAAGGGTGTCACCATCCCGTACCGACCCAAGCCATCCAGCTCTCCTGTCATCTTTGCAGGCGGCCAG GCCTATACCATTCAAGGACAGTATGCCATTCCACAGCCAGAT CTGACCAAGCTGCACCAGTTGGCAATGCAACAGTCACACTTTCCAATGTCTCATGGCAACACTGGATTCAGTG GTTTGGATGCCTCTGCTCAAACCACCTCCCATGAACTCACCATTCCAAACGAT CTGATTGGCTGCATCATCGGGCGTCAGGGCGCCAAGATCAACGAGATCCGCCAGATGTCCGGGGCGCAGATCAAGATTGCCAACCCCGTGGAAGGCTCTACTGACCGGCAGGTGACCATAACTGGATCTGCAGCGAGCATCAGCCTGGCCCAGTATCTAATTAATGTCAG GCTCTCCTCGGAGACCGGGGGCATGGGCAGCAGTTAG
- the PCBP2 gene encoding poly(rC)-binding protein 2 isoform X9 has protein sequence MDTGVIEGGLNVTLTIRLLMHGKEVGSIIGKKGESVKKMREESGARINISEGNCPERIITLAGPTNAIFKAFAMIIDKLEEDISSSMTNSTAASRPPVTLRLVVPASQCGSLIGKGGCKIKEIRESTGAQVQVAGDMLPNSTERAITIAGIPQSIIECVKQICVVMLESPPKGVTIPYRPKPSSSPVIFAGGQLTKLHQLAMQQSHFPMSHGNTGFSGIDSSSPEVKGYWGLDASAQTTSHELTIPNDLIGCIIGRQGAKINEIRQMSGAQIKIANPVEGSTDRQVTITGSAASISLAQYLINVSLESAKPSSQAASVTIPDHLSINLSQPSTPSSSSSSTTTPSLATAGASDAPSSLPNPLPTAPCVSSLLGMKPVPLLALNVVSAAKGAAAPAVPCVTNKLKAEKQRFSPY, from the exons ATGGACACCGGAGTCATCGAAGGGGGTCTCAATGTCACACTCACCATCCGGCTACTCATGCACGGAAAG GAGGTGGGAAGCATCATTGGGAAG AAAGGGGAGTCCGTGAAGAAGATGCGTGAGGAG AGCGGAGCTCGCATCAACATCTCGGAAGGGAACTGCCCCGAGCGTATCATCACCCTCGCGGGACCCACCAACGCCATCTTCAAAGCTTTTGCGATGATCATTGACAAACTGGAAGAG gaCATCAGCAGCTCCATGACCAACAGCACAGCTGCCAGCCGGCCCCCGGTCACCCTCCGACTTGTGGTCCCTGCCAGCCAGTGCGGGTCCCTCATTGGGAAGGGAGGCTGCAAGATCAAGGAGATCCGAGAG AGCACGGGGGCACAGGTCCAGGTGGCAGGGGACATGCTGCCCAACTCGACTGAGCGAGCCATCACCATTGCTGGGATCCCACAGTCCATCATCGAGTGCGTCAAACAGATCTGCGTCGTCATGCTTGAG TCTCCCCCGAAGGGTGTCACCATCCCGTACCGACCCAAGCCATCCAGCTCTCCTGTCATCTTTGCAGGCGGCCAG CTGACCAAGCTGCACCAGTTGGCAATGCAACAGTCACACTTTCCAATGTCTCATGGCAACACTGGATTCAGTG GCATTGACTCCAGCTCTCCAGAGGTGAAAGGCTATTGGG GTTTGGATGCCTCTGCTCAAACCACCTCCCATGAACTCACCATTCCAAACGAT CTGATTGGCTGCATCATCGGGCGTCAGGGCGCCAAGATCAACGAGATCCGCCAGATGTCCGGGGCGCAGATCAAGATTGCCAACCCCGTGGAAGGCTCTACTGACCGGCAGGTGACCATAACTGGATCTGCAGCGAGCATCAGCCTGGCCCAGTATCTAATTAATGTCAG TTTAGAAAGCGCTAAACCCTCCTCCCAGGCAGCCTCCGTCACGATCCCTGACCACCTCAGCATCAACCTCTCTCAACCCTCCAccccttcttcttcttcctcctctacCACCACCCCCTCGCTCGCCACCGCGGGGGCCTCCGACGCACCCTCCAGCCTCCCCAACCCTCTTCCGACCGCCCCTTGTGTCTCCAGTCTGCTTGGCATGAAACCTGTCCCTCTCCTGGCGCTAAATGTCGTGTCTGCGGCCAAAGGGGCCGCGGCGCCCGCCGTGCCCTGTGTCACTAACAAACTGAAAGCGGAGAAGCAGAGGTTTTCCCCTTACTGA
- the PCBP2 gene encoding poly(rC)-binding protein 2 isoform X13: MDTGVIEGGLNVTLTIRLLMHGKEVGSIIGKKGESVKKMREESGARINISEGNCPERIITLAGPTNAIFKAFAMIIDKLEEDISSSMTNSTAASRPPVTLRLVVPASQCGSLIGKGGCKIKEIRESTGAQVQVAGDMLPNSTERAITIAGIPQSIIECVKQICVVMLESPPKGVTIPYRPKPSSSPVIFAGGQDRYSSGSASYPHTAPSMCLNSDLEGPPQEAYTIQGQYAIPQPDLTKLHQLAMQQSHFPMSHGNTGFSGIDSSSPEVKGYWGLDASAQTTSHELTIPNDLIGCIIGRQGAKINEIRQMSGAQIKIANPVEGSTDRQVTITGSAASISLAQYLINVRLSSETGGMGSS, from the exons ATGGACACCGGAGTCATCGAAGGGGGTCTCAATGTCACACTCACCATCCGGCTACTCATGCACGGAAAG GAGGTGGGAAGCATCATTGGGAAG AAAGGGGAGTCCGTGAAGAAGATGCGTGAGGAG AGCGGAGCTCGCATCAACATCTCGGAAGGGAACTGCCCCGAGCGTATCATCACCCTCGCGGGACCCACCAACGCCATCTTCAAAGCTTTTGCGATGATCATTGACAAACTGGAAGAG gaCATCAGCAGCTCCATGACCAACAGCACAGCTGCCAGCCGGCCCCCGGTCACCCTCCGACTTGTGGTCCCTGCCAGCCAGTGCGGGTCCCTCATTGGGAAGGGAGGCTGCAAGATCAAGGAGATCCGAGAG AGCACGGGGGCACAGGTCCAGGTGGCAGGGGACATGCTGCCCAACTCGACTGAGCGAGCCATCACCATTGCTGGGATCCCACAGTCCATCATCGAGTGCGTCAAACAGATCTGCGTCGTCATGCTTGAG TCTCCCCCGAAGGGTGTCACCATCCCGTACCGACCCAAGCCATCCAGCTCTCCTGTCATCTTTGCAGGCGGCCAG GACAGGTACAGCAGCGGCAGTGCGAGCTACCCCCACACCGCCCCATCCATGTGCCTCAACTCTGACTTGGAGGGACCACCTCAGGAG GCCTATACCATTCAAGGACAGTATGCCATTCCACAGCCAGAT CTGACCAAGCTGCACCAGTTGGCAATGCAACAGTCACACTTTCCAATGTCTCATGGCAACACTGGATTCAGTG GCATTGACTCCAGCTCTCCAGAGGTGAAAGGCTATTGGG GTTTGGATGCCTCTGCTCAAACCACCTCCCATGAACTCACCATTCCAAACGAT CTGATTGGCTGCATCATCGGGCGTCAGGGCGCCAAGATCAACGAGATCCGCCAGATGTCCGGGGCGCAGATCAAGATTGCCAACCCCGTGGAAGGCTCTACTGACCGGCAGGTGACCATAACTGGATCTGCAGCGAGCATCAGCCTGGCCCAGTATCTAATTAATGTCAG GCTCTCCTCGGAGACCGGGGGCATGGGCAGCAGTTAG